The Geobacillus stearothermophilus ATCC 12980 genome contains a region encoding:
- a CDS encoding SdpI family protein, with protein MWKSNRLAIMLTVFAYVISLAAIPYLPDQVAIHWNAAGEADGFSNKWLGAFLPPLLMTFLIILMGVLPKLDPKKANYSRFQKSYRIVNAALACFFLLLHIVTLAYNLGVPVDIGRLVPVGVGVLFIVLGNYMPKIKPNYFIGIRTPWALESEAVWNKTHRLGGKVFIAMGILSMLTAFWRGEMRVVLFLVIIVVGNLYLIVQSFLYEQQEQRDRS; from the coding sequence ATGTGGAAGAGTAATCGGCTTGCGATCATGCTTACAGTTTTCGCCTATGTCATCAGTCTGGCTGCCATTCCTTATTTGCCGGATCAAGTGGCCATTCACTGGAACGCAGCGGGTGAAGCCGACGGCTTCAGCAACAAATGGTTGGGTGCCTTCCTTCCACCCTTATTGATGACATTTCTCATCATATTGATGGGAGTGCTGCCGAAGCTCGACCCGAAAAAAGCCAATTACAGCCGCTTTCAAAAAAGCTATCGTATTGTCAACGCGGCGCTTGCCTGCTTTTTCTTGCTTTTGCATATTGTAACGTTGGCGTACAATCTCGGAGTTCCGGTCGATATTGGACGGCTTGTGCCAGTTGGTGTTGGAGTGCTGTTCATCGTGTTGGGAAACTACATGCCGAAAATCAAACCGAATTATTTTATCGGCATCCGCACGCCGTGGGCGTTGGAAAGCGAGGCCGTTTGGAACAAAACGCACCGCCTTGGCGGCAAGGTGTTTATCGCGATGGGGATTTTGTCGATGCTCACCGCGTTTTGGCGCGGGGAGATGAGGGTTGTTTTGTTTCTCGTCATCATCGTTGTCGGCAATTTGTATCTCATCGTTCAATCGTTTCTTTATGAGCAGCAAGAACAGCGCGACCGTTCATAA
- a CDS encoding diguanylate cyclase domain-containing protein yields the protein MPHTSPSEAAAAAEAIRANVERLAIPHGSSPAACVVTVSVGAAVAVPQPNESAETVLSLADQALYRAKQNGRNRMEIACPARG from the coding sequence TTGCCGCACACTTCGCCGTCCGAAGCAGCGGCTGCTGCTGAGGCCATACGGGCAAACGTCGAGCGGCTCGCCATTCCGCACGGTTCCTCGCCCGCTGCTTGTGTCGTCACAGTCAGCGTCGGAGCCGCCGTCGCCGTCCCGCAACCAAATGAGAGCGCGGAAACCGTTCTTTCCCTTGCCGATCAGGCGCTTTATCGAGCCAAACAAAACGGGCGCAACCGGATGGAAATCGCCTGTCCCGCTCGTGGATGA
- a CDS encoding DoxX family protein, with translation MVVKWLREHVTASVLMVVFRLYLGYEWMTAGWEKITQGFDATGFLKGALAKAAGEHPAVQSWWAAFIEHVALPNVGLFNVLVPWGEFLVGIALILGLFTTFAALMGAVMNFAFMFSGTTSTNPQMVLLTVFLLVAGANAGRYGLDHWVLPYLRHWWRDKTHRPHRPASSHQ, from the coding sequence ATGGTTGTCAAATGGTTGCGCGAACACGTCACGGCATCGGTGTTGATGGTCGTATTCCGCTTGTATTTAGGATATGAATGGATGACGGCAGGGTGGGAAAAAATCACGCAAGGGTTTGACGCCACCGGATTTTTAAAAGGAGCGTTGGCGAAAGCCGCTGGGGAACATCCGGCCGTGCAAAGCTGGTGGGCGGCGTTTATCGAACACGTGGCGTTGCCGAATGTCGGATTGTTCAACGTTCTTGTGCCATGGGGTGAATTTCTCGTCGGGATCGCGCTCATTCTCGGATTGTTTACGACGTTTGCCGCCCTCATGGGAGCTGTGATGAACTTCGCCTTCATGTTCTCAGGCACGACGAGCACGAACCCGCAAATGGTGCTTCTTACCGTCTTTCTCCTCGTCGCCGGGGCCAATGCGGGACGATATGGCTTGGATCATTGGGTGCTGCCATATCTCCGCCACTGGTGGAGGGATAAAACGCATCGTCCACACCGACCGGCCTCATCGCATCAATGA
- a CDS encoding autorepressor SdpR family transcription factor has product MSFNEAFKAIADPTRRKILSLLRNGELTAGEIASHFDMQKPSVSHHLKILKQADLVQDRREGQHIYYSLNTTVFQDLLRWFYDFVERGEKHVEE; this is encoded by the coding sequence TTGTCATTCAACGAAGCGTTTAAAGCGATCGCCGACCCGACGCGCCGGAAAATTTTATCCTTGTTGCGGAACGGGGAGTTGACAGCAGGGGAGATCGCTTCGCATTTTGATATGCAAAAACCGAGCGTCTCGCATCACTTGAAAATTCTCAAACAGGCTGATTTGGTGCAAGACCGGCGTGAGGGACAGCATATCTACTACTCTCTGAACACGACGGTGTTTCAAGATTTGCTGCGCTGGTTTTACGATTTTGTCGAAAGGGGAGAGAAACATGTGGAAGAGTAA
- a CDS encoding aminotransferase class I/II-fold pyridoxal phosphate-dependent enzyme encodes MRGDEAYRAGAGASRLVVGNHPLYERAEAALKQWKKAEAALIFNSGYTANIGVLTALIGRDDLVFSDEWNHASLIDGIRLSKAACFRYRHNDIDQLESLLKQSPPATPSGRRPSLRERRAFAFPSPPR; translated from the coding sequence CTGCGAGGCGATGAGGCATATAGGGCCGGAGCGGGCGCGTCGCGGCTCGTCGTCGGCAATCATCCGCTCTATGAGCGGGCGGAAGCCGCGTTGAAACAATGGAAAAAAGCAGAGGCGGCTCTTATTTTCAACAGCGGCTACACGGCCAACATCGGCGTGTTGACAGCGTTAATTGGCCGAGATGATCTTGTCTTTAGCGATGAGTGGAACCATGCGAGTTTAATTGATGGCATCCGCTTGAGCAAAGCAGCCTGTTTCCGCTATCGACATAATGACATCGATCAGCTGGAATCATTGTTGAAGCAATCTCCGCCCGCGACGCCATCCGGCCGCCGACCGTCCCTGAGGGAACGGCGCGCATTCGCTTTTCCATCACCGCCGCGATGA
- a CDS encoding AMP-binding enzyme, with protein MNETRPYWPSGLPKELRYELGEQPLYGYLRHRGEREENEPAYIFYNKVITWGTLLDHVHRFARYLREKGVEKGKVAPSELIEWAKVHMAAFKYPRYIEFIDELPATPSGKVLRKLLPRE; from the coding sequence ATGAATGAAACACGCCCATACTGGCCGAGCGGGCTGCCGAAGGAACTCCGCTATGAGCTCGGCGAACAGCCGCTCTATGGCTATTTGCGCCATCGCGGCGAACGCGAGGAAAACGAGCCGGCGTACATTTTCTATAACAAGGTGATCACGTGGGGAACCTTGCTCGATCACGTTCACCGTTTTGCCCGCTATTTGCGGGAAAAAGGGGTGGAAAAAGGAAAGGTGGCGCCGTCTGAGTTGATCGAATGGGCGAAAGTGCATATGGCGGCGTTCAAGTATCCGCGTTATATCGAATTCATCGATGAATTGCCGGCGACGCCGTCAGGCAAAGTATTGCGAAAGCTGCTTCCAAGAGAATAA
- a CDS encoding small acid-soluble spore protein H, whose translation MDVRRAQEIASSPVMANVTYNGQRIYIEHVDQQKGVATIHPLDNPKQKQSVPVASLEEHA comes from the coding sequence ATGGATGTCCGTCGGGCGCAAGAAATCGCGTCGTCGCCGGTGATGGCAAACGTCACGTACAACGGCCAGCGCATTTACATTGAGCATGTCGACCAGCAAAAAGGCGTAGCAACGATCCACCCGCTTGACAACCCGAAGCAAAAACAAAGCGTGCCGGTCGCCAGCTTAGAAGAGCATGCTTAA